One window of Cohnella hashimotonis genomic DNA carries:
- a CDS encoding beta-ketoacyl synthase N-terminal-like domain-containing protein, with product MRFEPIAIVGQGCVFPGAANPEELWRIVAERRETLTEPEEGRWRLSRAASRRGSDATEWSTRGGYINGFRAEWDRLGLQVDAERIGAMDRMVQWMLHAAAQALPDPAAGPGKHKRTGAVIGNLSLPTESMSRYAEHVWLQAQQEEASRPLFAQEIGEPPDAVNRFMSGYPAHFLAQAFGLGAGAFCLDAACASSLYAIKLACDRLHDGSADLMLAGAVNGTDALFLHTGFRALKAISRSGQSRPFHPEADGLVPSEGSGFIALKRLADAEQAGDRILGVIRGIGLSNDGGQGGMLAPARDGQIRAMRQAYAMSGLEPQDISLIECHATGTPLGDAVEIQSMSEVFAGRSGIPIGSIKGNIGHPVTAAGMAGLMKLLRAMEEGVYPATLHLHTEEPVKLLEGTPFRLPQPGETWQSEAPRRAALSGFGFGGNNAHLIVERYEPGGRAATTKRAREKEAASPMEADLAIVGIGVSAGSSRTALEWAAALFGADDRDRGQKGTEAFRSGDISLDLQDISVPPVDLKQALPQQVTLLRTAADAAAEAGGLTGDRVGVYVGMQCDAEISRHIARVRIGEWAGKRAALSGFQVSGADVASLQNAFYGPLESSTVVGLLPNVPANRLNKHFKISGPGFTVSSEELSGITALELASRALRSGELDAALVGAVDLSCESVHRAAAAAMLEGGKQRPGDASVALAVKRLDDARRDGNTVYAVLPAAGGGAAKPGLLLGSDDGDAVSLASRFGHSHAASGLLHVAAGALALHHGLLPYGSRRGPRPWLRGDEGRTVRVDVHAFGGASGSVFLAEGDGCAPLVPRGSLAPMLHAYAADDRRSLLQSLRDGTESAQGAVRLAIVARGDMELSAARESAARELERLIAAPGSGPFRAGPGIHYAETPVGGELAFVFSGAASAYGGMGSGLLAAIPELGVAIQGRFRTAAEAAGWVYGEQADRAPDPLAMLGGASYLTQIHAAFTQQWLGLRPQAAIGLSSGETNALAAMGAWDNLDGLFRDLQKHGIYSRELAGTYRVLQEAWGETRPEWENWRVMASPDAIREAIASEARVRLTMHNAPEDCIIGGEPAACRRVLDKLRPAPAYPLGYDMVVHCPELAVIAPLWREIHRRPTWPVPGVRFYSGVSATHYEPDADRAADALLEMATGIVDFPKTILKAWEDGVRVFVEHGPRSLCSDWIGRILAGREHLCIGLDQPGADSLEQATTAAARLFAHGVDVNIERLQSRLAERSMDRSRNGKTAAMTFSAHLPPVVLPNIVTIMPDVGHAIGQEEVKPLKIIHETAPAAMPETPAVGAATAAAILAPAVKPAAATAIPAPAGDYARMASAHRQYILLQNGMQLRLMQLLNNSSPQPARGTPASLTDAPASMIAIPATAAAATPSGFFGQAPAESAHPAASSAQTPAKPAHPAASSAHAPASHLPEALSAEAPSAEAPSAEAQPIRFTREQLEILASGRISDVFGPGFAGQDGYAVQVRMPEPPLLLADRVVALSGEPLSMGRGTIRTETDVQSDSWYLHKGRMPFGIMIESGQADLLLISWLGIDMLNRGERAYRLLGCELTFHGSLPAPGETLSYDIRVDSHAKHGDIRLFFFNYDCTDGQGRRRMTMRQGQAGFFTKEELRDSAGVIWDPAKVEIGREARLDAPRVSKVKTRYTPEEVRAFAAGDLYGCFGEGFAFAQTHTCSPSIQSGRMLLLGEVTAFEQGGGPLRRGYLRAETALSGDEWFFAGHFKNDPAMPGTLMLEGCVQAMSFYLAGLGYTLRKDGWRFEPVPELPYKMICRGQVTPESRSLVYEVFVQEVMDGPEPTVIADVLLTVDGRKAFHCSRLAVRLVSDFPLHTELRHLADGTRNDPRAATSGGVTFDYYSLLACAFGKPSHAFGSRYAVYDEGKHVPRLPGPPYHFMTRVTEAGGQLGVPKTGTVIVAEYDVPPDAWYFAENGSRTMPFCVLLEAALQPCGWLVSYLGIPESPERDAYFRNLDGKATMHREVLPDAGTLRTRVSLTSLSRMGHTYIESFQVDCFLADAPDAPVFTMSTVFGHFTLEDLSNQVGLGAGEAELARMQEPSGFEVDLRGDAAVFHAGPQSQRARLASGKLLMIDRVTGHWSRGGKHGLGRSRAEKKVDAGDWFFKAHFYQDPVQPGSLGVEAMVQLLQFHMLREGMDLGMKQPRFEALGTGMEIVWKYRGQVTPQKERIVVDLDVLETGRDERGVYVKAEASLWVDGLQIYYVPLMGMRLVDDGGTGAAAQETNGEQTDFVVVETLFDPEAQPWIRDHCPTYTAPAMPSTFILDAMATAARNREPNRFLAGAADVQFKRWLIFDRPRLLRTEVRRAENRDARENSVFYDVTLYAWRDAPDSRLSRFEEIASGRYELADRYPAADEAASRPLEPLKAPKPVADPYESGRVFHGPAFQIASAIVRGTNGAFALLSAEGNRAGAGAASVPIGCLNPLLLDGATHAIPHDELTLWAPEIGDDLVAYPYRMTACRFYGDTPTDGEVRCEVRFDGFEGDARFPAFRIRLYRGERLWAELRLVEVLMPKGRIGRGDGRSRKAFLQERVYVENIALSRSEGGVTKLTEAEVRGSDWLAGTVAAVYGIDASVSYKEQTRLVAIKDHVGLIAGVHPSTVNVDENAISAVSAVYPYERHPIAVEEKDREIRVASQAPARDIERAMGYWRRKLGSGPWLGEDLYRALIASFVGRFVVEDPVRFAQASRGPVLYLANHQTAVESLLFACLAEGLTQSPVAAIAKKEHRDSWIGRMLAHLGANPNARFTIPIVHVDREDQMAMLQTLKDLAVRMTEGNESILVHVEGTRARAENKEVTVVSGIWTDLALQGNLPIVPVRFAGGLPTEESETRLEFPVGYGRQHYNIGRPIFPDELRALPLPARKQVILEALNGTGRTPAQKGDAPGANGGDPALIEQIRLLTELAHVPYEQAVLLASLARLSACSDEAAALLQGVSAGKLRVRDDPAGQWLASIAGWLYGQAGPKVQVTKRRKNTHADNA from the coding sequence ATGAGATTCGAGCCGATTGCGATCGTCGGGCAGGGCTGCGTGTTCCCCGGCGCGGCGAACCCGGAGGAATTATGGCGCATCGTCGCCGAGCGGCGGGAGACGCTGACGGAGCCTGAAGAAGGCCGATGGCGTCTGTCCCGCGCAGCCTCCCGGCGCGGCTCGGACGCGACCGAGTGGTCGACACGCGGCGGCTACATCAACGGCTTCCGGGCGGAATGGGATCGGCTTGGTCTACAGGTCGATGCGGAGCGGATCGGCGCAATGGACCGGATGGTCCAATGGATGCTTCATGCGGCCGCGCAGGCGCTCCCCGATCCGGCGGCCGGCCCCGGCAAACATAAAAGGACAGGCGCGGTCATCGGCAATCTCTCGCTGCCGACCGAATCGATGTCGCGGTATGCGGAGCATGTATGGCTGCAGGCGCAGCAAGAGGAGGCTTCGAGGCCGCTTTTCGCGCAGGAGATCGGCGAACCGCCGGATGCGGTCAACCGGTTCATGTCCGGCTATCCCGCGCATTTTCTTGCGCAGGCGTTCGGCCTCGGCGCCGGCGCGTTCTGCCTCGATGCGGCCTGCGCTTCGTCGCTTTATGCGATCAAGCTTGCCTGCGACCGGCTGCATGACGGCAGCGCGGACCTGATGCTCGCGGGCGCCGTGAACGGAACGGACGCGTTATTTCTGCATACGGGCTTTCGTGCGCTGAAGGCGATTAGCCGGAGCGGACAGAGCAGGCCCTTCCATCCGGAAGCGGACGGTCTTGTGCCTTCCGAGGGCAGCGGCTTCATCGCCCTGAAGCGATTGGCCGATGCCGAGCAGGCAGGCGACCGTATTCTTGGAGTCATTCGGGGCATCGGTCTCTCGAACGACGGCGGGCAGGGCGGCATGCTCGCTCCTGCCAGGGACGGCCAAATTCGCGCGATGCGCCAGGCTTATGCCATGTCGGGTCTCGAGCCGCAGGACATATCGCTGATCGAATGCCATGCGACCGGCACGCCGCTTGGCGATGCGGTAGAAATTCAGAGCATGAGCGAAGTGTTTGCCGGACGAAGCGGCATTCCGATCGGTTCGATCAAAGGCAATATCGGACACCCGGTGACGGCGGCGGGCATGGCGGGCTTGATGAAGCTGCTCCGCGCGATGGAGGAGGGCGTCTACCCCGCCACCCTGCACTTGCATACGGAGGAACCCGTTAAGCTGCTGGAGGGTACGCCCTTTCGGCTGCCGCAGCCGGGAGAGACTTGGCAGTCGGAAGCCCCGCGGCGGGCGGCGCTGAGCGGCTTCGGCTTCGGAGGCAACAATGCGCACTTGATCGTGGAACGTTACGAGCCCGGAGGCAGAGCGGCGACGACGAAGCGCGCCCGTGAAAAAGAAGCTGCAAGCCCCATGGAGGCTGACCTGGCCATCGTCGGCATCGGCGTAAGCGCGGGCAGCAGCAGGACAGCCTTGGAATGGGCGGCAGCCTTATTCGGGGCGGACGATCGCGATCGCGGACAAAAAGGAACGGAGGCTTTCCGCTCCGGCGACATCTCGCTCGACTTGCAGGACATTTCGGTGCCGCCCGTCGACCTGAAGCAGGCGTTGCCGCAGCAGGTGACGCTGCTGCGGACGGCGGCCGATGCAGCGGCGGAAGCGGGCGGATTGACGGGCGACCGCGTCGGCGTATACGTCGGCATGCAGTGCGATGCCGAGATCTCCCGGCATATCGCGCGGGTGCGAATCGGGGAGTGGGCCGGCAAGCGGGCGGCACTGTCCGGGTTTCAGGTGTCGGGGGCTGACGTCGCCTCGTTGCAAAATGCTTTCTACGGACCTTTGGAATCCTCTACTGTCGTCGGACTGCTGCCGAATGTGCCCGCCAACCGGCTGAACAAGCATTTCAAAATTTCCGGTCCGGGCTTTACCGTATCCAGCGAAGAGCTGTCGGGAATTACGGCGCTCGAGCTGGCTTCCCGCGCCTTAAGAAGCGGCGAGCTGGACGCGGCCCTGGTCGGGGCTGTCGATCTCAGCTGCGAAAGTGTGCACCGGGCAGCGGCTGCGGCCATGCTTGAGGGCGGAAAACAGCGGCCGGGCGATGCTTCGGTCGCGTTGGCGGTCAAGCGGCTGGACGATGCCCGGCGCGACGGCAACACGGTCTATGCCGTGCTGCCCGCAGCTGGCGGCGGCGCCGCGAAGCCGGGGCTTTTGCTTGGTTCGGATGACGGGGACGCGGTGAGTCTTGCATCGCGCTTCGGCCATTCGCACGCGGCTTCCGGGCTGCTGCACGTGGCGGCAGGCGCGCTTGCCCTGCACCACGGCTTGCTGCCGTACGGAAGCAGGCGAGGACCGCGCCCTTGGCTGCGAGGAGATGAGGGACGCACCGTACGGGTAGATGTCCATGCGTTCGGCGGCGCGTCGGGCTCCGTGTTCCTTGCGGAAGGAGACGGCTGCGCTCCGCTCGTGCCTCGCGGTTCCCTTGCGCCAATGCTGCATGCGTATGCAGCCGATGACCGCCGGTCGCTGCTGCAATCGCTTCGCGACGGAACGGAATCGGCGCAAGGCGCCGTTCGTCTGGCGATCGTCGCGCGCGGAGACATGGAGCTGTCGGCAGCAAGAGAATCGGCTGCGCGGGAGCTTGAGCGGCTGATCGCGGCTCCCGGATCCGGACCGTTTCGAGCGGGGCCGGGCATCCATTACGCGGAGACGCCCGTGGGAGGCGAGCTTGCATTCGTATTCTCGGGCGCGGCGTCCGCTTACGGGGGCATGGGGAGCGGGCTGCTGGCGGCGATTCCCGAATTGGGCGTCGCGATCCAGGGCCGGTTCCGTACGGCGGCCGAGGCTGCCGGCTGGGTCTATGGGGAGCAGGCCGACCGGGCGCCCGACCCGCTCGCCATGCTTGGCGGAGCTTCCTATTTGACGCAAATTCATGCGGCGTTCACGCAGCAGTGGCTCGGGCTGAGACCGCAGGCCGCCATCGGACTGTCTTCGGGAGAGACGAACGCGCTGGCGGCGATGGGCGCCTGGGACAATCTGGACGGATTATTCCGCGACTTGCAGAAGCACGGAATCTATAGCCGCGAGCTCGCCGGAACCTACCGCGTTCTGCAGGAGGCATGGGGGGAGACGCGGCCGGAATGGGAGAATTGGCGCGTAATGGCATCGCCTGACGCCATTCGCGAAGCGATTGCGTCTGAGGCGCGCGTCCGGCTTACGATGCACAACGCGCCGGAAGATTGCATCATCGGCGGCGAGCCGGCCGCCTGCCGACGCGTGCTGGACAAGCTGAGGCCGGCGCCTGCCTATCCGCTCGGCTACGACATGGTCGTGCATTGCCCGGAGCTGGCGGTCATCGCGCCGCTCTGGCGGGAGATTCACCGTCGCCCGACATGGCCGGTGCCCGGCGTGCGTTTCTATTCGGGCGTGTCGGCGACGCACTACGAGCCGGACGCCGACCGGGCGGCCGATGCGCTTCTGGAGATGGCGACCGGCATCGTCGACTTTCCGAAAACGATTCTGAAGGCTTGGGAAGACGGCGTGCGCGTATTCGTCGAGCACGGTCCCCGCAGTCTATGCTCGGACTGGATCGGCCGAATATTGGCGGGCCGCGAGCATCTGTGCATCGGGCTGGATCAGCCCGGCGCCGATTCGCTGGAGCAGGCGACGACGGCGGCTGCGCGCCTGTTCGCGCACGGCGTCGATGTAAATATCGAGCGGCTGCAATCGCGGTTGGCCGAACGGAGCATGGACCGGAGCAGGAACGGGAAAACCGCCGCCATGACGTTCTCTGCGCATCTTCCGCCGGTTGTCCTGCCGAATATAGTGACAATAATGCCGGATGTGGGACATGCAATCGGACAGGAAGAGGTTAAGCCATTGAAAATCATTCACGAAACGGCGCCGGCGGCGATGCCTGAAACCCCTGCCGTAGGGGCGGCAACTGCGGCTGCGATTCTCGCGCCTGCCGTTAAGCCGGCAGCTGCGACCGCGATTCCCGCGCCCGCCGGGGATTACGCCAGAATGGCGTCCGCGCATCGTCAATACATCCTGCTGCAGAACGGCATGCAGCTTCGGCTGATGCAACTGCTGAATAACAGCAGCCCGCAGCCGGCGCGCGGCACGCCTGCGTCGCTGACGGATGCGCCTGCATCCATGATTGCGATACCTGCGACAGCTGCCGCGGCGACACCGTCCGGTTTCTTCGGGCAAGCGCCTGCCGAATCGGCCCATCCTGCCGCTTCATCCGCGCAAACGCCTGCCAAACCGGCCCATCCTGCCGCGTCGTCTGCGCACGCGCCGGCGTCGCACCTCCCGGAGGCGCTGTCCGCAGAGGCCCCGTCCGCAGAGGCTCCGTCCGCAGAAGCGCAGCCCATCCGTTTCACCCGCGAGCAGCTCGAAATTTTGGCGTCCGGGCGCATATCCGACGTCTTCGGTCCCGGCTTCGCCGGGCAGGACGGCTATGCGGTGCAGGTGCGCATGCCGGAACCGCCGCTGCTGCTCGCGGACCGGGTCGTCGCGCTCTCGGGGGAGCCGCTCTCGATGGGCCGGGGCACCATTCGAACCGAAACCGACGTGCAAAGCGATTCCTGGTACCTGCACAAGGGGCGCATGCCCTTCGGCATCATGATCGAATCGGGGCAGGCGGATTTGCTGCTCATCTCATGGCTCGGCATCGACATGTTAAACCGGGGAGAACGCGCATACCGGCTGCTCGGCTGCGAGTTGACGTTCCACGGCTCGCTCCCTGCGCCGGGCGAAACGCTGAGCTACGACATTCGCGTCGATTCGCATGCCAAGCACGGGGATATCCGGCTTTTCTTTTTTAATTACGACTGCACGGACGGCCAAGGGCGCCGAAGGATGACGATGCGTCAGGGGCAGGCGGGCTTTTTCACAAAAGAAGAACTGCGCGATTCTGCGGGGGTCATCTGGGATCCGGCCAAAGTAGAAATCGGGCGGGAAGCGCGGCTTGACGCGCCCCGCGTAAGTAAAGTCAAAACGCGATATACGCCGGAAGAAGTGCGCGCCTTCGCGGCCGGCGACCTGTACGGCTGCTTCGGCGAAGGCTTTGCGTTCGCGCAGACGCATACCTGCTCGCCTTCGATCCAGAGCGGCCGCATGCTGCTGCTCGGCGAGGTGACGGCGTTCGAGCAAGGCGGCGGGCCGCTTCGCCGCGGCTACCTCCGTGCGGAGACGGCCTTAAGCGGGGACGAATGGTTTTTTGCCGGGCACTTCAAGAACGACCCGGCGATGCCGGGCACGCTCATGCTCGAAGGCTGCGTGCAGGCGATGTCCTTCTATCTGGCAGGCCTCGGCTATACGCTGCGCAAGGACGGCTGGCGCTTCGAGCCGGTGCCGGAGCTGCCGTACAAAATGATCTGCCGCGGCCAGGTCACGCCCGAATCCCGCAGCCTCGTGTACGAGGTGTTCGTCCAGGAGGTCATGGACGGTCCTGAACCGACGGTCATTGCAGACGTGCTGCTGACGGTGGACGGACGCAAGGCGTTCCACTGCAGCCGGCTTGCAGTGCGGCTGGTGTCCGATTTTCCGCTGCACACCGAGCTTCGGCATCTGGCGGACGGCACTCGCAACGACCCGCGGGCAGCCACGTCAGGCGGCGTCACGTTCGATTATTACTCATTGCTCGCCTGCGCCTTCGGCAAGCCGTCGCATGCGTTCGGCAGCCGGTACGCCGTTTACGACGAGGGCAAGCATGTGCCCCGTTTGCCGGGGCCGCCCTATCATTTCATGACGCGCGTGACGGAGGCCGGCGGACAGCTCGGCGTGCCCAAGACCGGCACGGTCATCGTGGCCGAATACGACGTCCCGCCGGACGCGTGGTATTTTGCCGAAAACGGTTCCCGCACGATGCCCTTCTGCGTGCTGCTGGAGGCTGCGCTGCAGCCTTGCGGGTGGCTGGTGTCTTATCTGGGCATTCCCGAATCGCCGGAGCGGGACGCCTATTTCCGCAATCTGGACGGCAAAGCGACCATGCATCGCGAGGTGCTCCCCGACGCCGGCACGCTGCGGACAAGGGTGAGCCTGACGAGCCTGTCGCGGATGGGCCATACGTATATCGAATCGTTCCAGGTGGACTGTTTCCTGGCGGACGCGCCCGATGCGCCGGTGTTCACCATGTCGACCGTATTCGGCCACTTCACGCTTGAGGACTTGTCCAATCAGGTCGGTCTCGGCGCGGGAGAGGCCGAACTTGCGCGAATGCAGGAGCCGTCGGGCTTCGAGGTGGATCTGCGCGGCGACGCAGCCGTATTCCACGCCGGCCCCCAAAGTCAGCGGGCGCGTCTGGCGAGCGGCAAGCTGCTGATGATCGATCGCGTGACCGGCCACTGGAGCCGAGGCGGCAAGCATGGCCTGGGCCGGTCGAGAGCGGAGAAAAAGGTCGATGCGGGCGATTGGTTTTTCAAGGCGCACTTCTACCAGGACCCGGTGCAGCCGGGCTCCCTGGGCGTCGAAGCGATGGTTCAGCTGCTGCAGTTCCATATGCTCCGGGAGGGCATGGACCTTGGCATGAAGCAGCCGCGCTTTGAAGCGCTCGGCACAGGCATGGAGATCGTCTGGAAGTACAGAGGCCAGGTGACGCCCCAGAAGGAAAGGATTGTCGTGGACCTCGACGTGCTGGAGACGGGCCGCGACGAGCGGGGCGTCTATGTGAAGGCCGAAGCGTCGCTTTGGGTGGACGGTCTGCAAATTTACTATGTTCCGCTCATGGGCATGCGGCTGGTGGACGACGGCGGAACCGGCGCGGCGGCGCAGGAGACGAACGGCGAGCAAACGGATTTCGTCGTCGTAGAAACGCTGTTCGACCCGGAGGCGCAGCCGTGGATTCGGGATCATTGCCCGACGTATACCGCGCCGGCGATGCCTTCGACCTTTATTCTGGACGCCATGGCGACGGCCGCGCGCAATCGCGAGCCGAATCGCTTCCTTGCAGGCGCGGCGGACGTGCAGTTCAAGCGATGGCTCATCTTCGACCGGCCCCGCCTGCTGCGAACGGAAGTGCGCCGGGCGGAGAACCGGGATGCGCGCGAAAATAGCGTCTTTTACGACGTAACGCTGTACGCCTGGCGGGATGCGCCGGATTCCCGGTTGTCCCGGTTCGAGGAAATCGCGTCAGGCCGGTACGAGCTGGCAGATCGCTATCCGGCTGCGGACGAAGCGGCTTCCCGGCCTTTGGAGCCGCTTAAAGCGCCGAAGCCTGTCGCCGATCCGTACGAATCCGGACGGGTATTCCACGGACCTGCCTTTCAAATCGCGAGCGCGATCGTACGCGGCACGAACGGGGCTTTCGCCCTCCTGTCGGCGGAGGGAAACCGAGCCGGTGCCGGTGCGGCGTCCGTTCCGATCGGGTGCCTCAATCCGCTTCTGCTCGACGGAGCGACCCACGCGATTCCGCATGACGAGCTGACCTTGTGGGCGCCCGAGATTGGGGACGATCTGGTCGCTTATCCGTACCGGATGACGGCATGCCGGTTTTACGGAGATACGCCGACCGACGGCGAAGTCCGCTGCGAGGTTCGCTTCGACGGCTTCGAAGGAGACGCGCGTTTCCCGGCTTTCCGGATCCGCCTCTATCGGGGCGAACGGCTATGGGCGGAGCTGCGGCTCGTCGAGGTGCTGATGCCCAAGGGACGGATCGGACGCGGCGACGGCCGGAGCCGGAAAGCATTTTTACAAGAACGGGTTTATGTGGAAAATATAGCGCTGTCCCGTAGCGAGGGGGGCGTCACAAAGCTGACCGAGGCCGAGGTGCGGGGATCGGACTGGCTCGCGGGCACGGTGGCGGCCGTATACGGCATTGACGCTTCGGTGAGCTATAAGGAGCAGACGCGGCTCGTGGCAATCAAAGACCACGTGGGACTTATCGCCGGCGTTCATCCTTCGACCGTAAACGTGGACGAGAACGCAATCTCCGCCGTTAGCGCCGTATATCCATATGAACGCCATCCCATCGCGGTGGAGGAAAAGGATCGGGAAATCCGGGTCGCCTCTCAAGCGCCTGCCCGGGATATCGAGCGGGCGATGGGCTACTGGAGGCGGAAGCTCGGCAGCGGCCCCTGGCTCGGCGAAGACCTGTACCGGGCGCTGATCGCAAGCTTTGTCGGCCGGTTCGTCGTCGAAGATCCCGTACGGTTCGCGCAAGCGAGCCGGGGACCGGTGTTGTATCTCGCGAACCATCAGACGGCCGTAGAATCGCTGCTGTTCGCTTGCCTGGCGGAAGGGCTGACGCAAAGTCCCGTGGCGGCGATCGCCAAGAAGGAGCACCGCGACTCGTGGATCGGCCGGATGCTCGCGCATTTGGGCGCGAATCCGAATGCGCGGTTCACGATTCCGATCGTTCATGTCGACCGCGAAGACCAAATGGCGATGCTGCAAACGTTGAAGGACCTGGCCGTCCGCATGACGGAAGGAAACGAATCGATTCTCGTGCATGTCGAGGGGACGCGCGCACGGGCCGAGAATAAAGAGGTTACGGTCGTAAGCGGCATCTGGACGGACCTGGCGCTGCAGGGCAACCTTCCGATCGTGCCTGTCCGGTTCGCGGGCGGCTTGCCGACTGAAGAATCGGAGACGCGGCTGGAGTTCCCCGTCGGATATGGCAGGCAGCATTACAATATCGGACGTCCGATCTTTCCGGATGAGCTGCGGGCGCTGCCCTTGCCGGCACGCAAGCAGGTGATTCTGGAGGCGCTAAACGGTACGGGAAGAACGCCTGCGCAGAAGGGCGACGCGCCGGGCGCAAACGGCGGCGACCCGGCGTTGATCGAGCAAATCCGCTTACTGACGGAGCTTGCGCATGTGCCTTATGAGCAAGCGGTGCTGCTGGCGTCGCTTGCGCGCCTCTCGGCGTGCAGCGATGAAGCCGCGGCATTGCTGCAAGGCGTGTCGGCAGGGAAGCTTCGCGTTCGGGACGATCCCGCAGGACAATGGCTCGCTTCGATTGCAGGTTGGTTGTACGGCCAAGCCGGGCCGAAGGTGCAAGTGACGAAACGGAGGAAAAACACGCATGCAGACAACGCTTAA
- a CDS encoding SDR family oxidoreductase, translating into MPGLWDGAAVEIMDDGTGIASALAGRMQAAGAQARAVTAISAEADAVIWLDALKTISTDEEALSVNRRAFEAAKMVAAKMAQQGGVFVTVQDTGGSFGLADAPASRSVWTAGLTGLVKTAAREWPKAAVKAIDLDRTGLTAETAADRIFRELAEGGPEVEVGLQRGGSRVTPVLELDPALAARASGGNSGAEERAVLLVSGGARGVTAAAIAALARKERPRLILLGRTPLEEEPAVCRGIADDAGMKRALLEQAKAEGAVIGLAELGRRVQRIVMNREIAGNLQTLRELGAEVVYVPVDVQNAEALREALRPIRAKWGPVTGIVHGAGVLADKAIADKTIEQFDYVFDTKVGGLRTLLAVTENDPLTLICLFSSVSARSGNAGQADYAMANEVLNKCAQAEAIRRGPGCIVKSINWGPWDGGMVSPLLKKHFEQRGVNLIPLEAGTAAFVAETADAGGPVEVVIGGRSADRPTLIEGASEKTWTAELFLPEASLAPWLNDHRIGGSAVVPAAMAMDWFVRAAKAAYPYLDVKRCSNLNVKKGIVVAAEDGARKRLTLTCSDRTDGLAQAWLSFELRGEGGRVHYAADVEMGMERDAIPTEPLPLPHAGIEPWDWQPSDVYDGSKLFHGPAFQVIRELTLSGSEGAEAKLGHDAMTAWSDRDGGIDPAMIDGGLQLSRLWGIRTFGELTLPTKIGSYAAYRPIPLNQPVVCRLQSERRGRYKTVSQLTWLNEQGEVAAELRDVEMHIVPNQEQVQE; encoded by the coding sequence ATGCCGGGCCTGTGGGACGGCGCGGCCGTTGAGATCATGGACGACGGAACCGGAATTGCCTCGGCGCTTGCCGGGCGCATGCAGGCGGCAGGGGCGCAGGCACGCGCGGTAACGGCAATATCCGCAGAAGCCGATGCTGTCATATGGCTGGATGCGCTAAAGACGATCAGCACGGATGAAGAGGCGCTCTCGGTCAACCGCCGTGCCTTCGAGGCGGCGAAAATGGTGGCCGCGAAAATGGCACAGCAGGGCGGCGTCTTCGTCACGGTGCAGGACACCGGCGGCTCGTTCGGCCTGGCGGATGCGCCGGCTTCGCGGAGCGTATGGACGGCCGGCTTGACGGGGCTCGTTAAGACGGCGGCGCGCGAATGGCCGAAGGCGGCCGTCAAAGCGATCGATCTGGACCGGACAGGGCTTACGGCAGAGACGGCCGCGGATCGCATTTTTCGGGAGCTGGCCGAAGGCGGCCCCGAAGTCGAGGTCGGCCTGCAGCGCGGCGGATCGAGAGTGACGCCGGTGCTGGAGCTGGATCCGGCGCTCGCCGCACGGGCAAGCGGCGGCAATAGCGGCGCGGAAGAACGCGCGGTGCTGCTCGTATCCGGCGGGGCAAGAGGCGTTACGGCCGCGGCGATCGCGGCGCTGGCGCGGAAGGAGCGCCCGCGCCTCATCCTGCTCGGCAGAACGCCGCTCGAAGAGGAGCCCGCCGTATGCAGGGGGATCGCCGACGATGCGGGGATGAAGCGCGCGCTGCTCGAACAGGCGAAGGCGGAGGGCGCCGTCATCGGTCTCGCAGAGCTCGGCCGGCGCGTGCAGCGCATTGTGATGAACCGCGAGATTGCCGGCAATCTGCAGACGCTGAGGGAACTGGGCGCCGAGGTCGTCTATGTACCGGTCGACGTGCAGAATGCGGAGGCGCTGCGGGAAGCGCTGCGGCCGATCCGTGCGAAGTGGGGGCCGGTCACCGGCATCGTGCACGGCGCAGGGGTGCTGGCCGACAAAGCGATCGCGGACAAGACGATCGAGCAATTCGACTATGTATTCGATACGAAAGTCGGGGGCCTGCGGACGCTGCTGGCCGTCACGGAGAATGATCCGCTCACGCTGATCTGCCTGTTCTCCTCGGTATCCGCGCGTAGCGGCAACGCCGGGCAAGCGGATTATGCCATGGCGAACGAGGTGCTGAACAAGTGCGCCCAAGCGGAGGCGATCCGGCGCGGCCCCGGCTGCATCGTGAAGTCGATCAACTGGGGACCTTGGGACGGCGGGATGGTCAGTCCGCTGCTCAAGAAACATTTTGAACAGCGCGGCGTCAACCTGATTCCGCTGGAAGCGGGGACCGCCGCTTTCGTGGCGGAAACGGCGGACGCAGGCGGACCTGTGGAGGTCGTCATCGGCGGCCGCTCGGCGGACAGGCCGACCTTGATCGAAGGCGCGTCGGAAAAAACGTGGACCGCGGAATTGTTTCTGCCGGAAGCGTCGCTTGCGCCGTGGCTGAACGACCATCGCATCGGCGGCAGCGCCGTCGTGCCGGCCGCGATGGCCATGGACTGGTTCGTGCGCGCCGCCAAGGCCGCATATCCGTACCTTGACGTCAAGCGGTGTTCAAACCTGAATGTTAAGAAAGGGATCGTCGTTGCGGCGGAGGACGGCGCGCGCAAGCGGCTGACCTTGACGTGCAGCGACCGGACGGACGGCCTGGCGCAAGCTTGGCTGAGCTTCGAACTTCGGGGAGAGGGAGGCCGCGTTCACTATGCGGCCGACGTCGAAATGGGCATGGAGCGGGATGCGATCCCGACTGAGCCGCTGCCGCTTCCTCATGCGGGAATCGAGCCATGGGACTGGCAGCCGTCCGACGTCTACGACGGCAGCAAGCTTTTTCACGGTCCGGCCTTCCAGGTCATTCGCGAGCTGACGCTGTCAGGCAGCGAAGGCGCGGAAGCGAAGCTCGGGCATGATGCAATGACGGCGTGGTCGGATCGGGATGGCGGGATCGACCCGGCGATGATCGACGGCGGGCTGCAGCTCTCGCGGCTATGGGGCATTCGCACGTTCGGCGAACTGACCCTTCCAACCAAGATCGGGTCGTATGCGGCTTACCGGCCCATACCGCTTAATCAACCTGTCGTCTGCCGCCTTCAGAGCGAGCGTCGGGGGAGATACAAGACCGTTTCGCAGTTGACCTGGCTGAATGAACAAGGCGAAGTGGCAGCCGAGCTTCGGGACGTTGAGATGCATATCGTGCCAAACCAGGAGCAAGTACAAGAGTGA